In Pontimonas salivibrio, the sequence CTCCCGTGTGTTGGGTTACCCGTTTGGGATGGGGGAGAAGCTCACCAAGGCGATGCCCCCGTCTGTGATGGGTAAAGACATCACACTTTCGGGAATTAACGACCCGGAACATGAGCGGTACAAAGAAGCAGCCGACTTTCGGGCGTTACTCGAACAAGACCGCGATGCGGCCAGTGTCTTTGCCGTCGCGAAAGGTTTAGAAAACCTGAAGCGCCAATGGGGGGTGCATGCGGCGGGGGTGATCATGTCGCGTTCCCCGTTAGAAGACATCATCCCGATTATGCGCCGGGAACAAGACGGCCAAATTGTCACCCAGTTTGATTTCCCCACCAGTGAAGCCCTCGGTCTGGTGAAAATGGACTTTCTGGCGCTTCGAAACCTCACGATTATCGACGACGCCCTGGACAACATCGAAAAAAGCCACGGTCAGCGCCCCGTCTTAGAAGTACTGAGCTTGGATGATCGGCCCACCTATGAACTGCTCTCAAGAGGGGACACGTTGGGAGTGTTTCAGCTTGATGGTGGGCCCATGCGTAGCCTGCTGCGGCTGCTGCGCCCCGAACGCTTCGCCGATATTTCGGCTGTTCTCGCACTGTATCGACCAGGACCAATGGGTGCTGATTCCCACACCAACTACGCCCTTCGAAAAAATGGGGTTCAAGACATCACCCCGCTGCATCCGGAACTCGCTGAAGCCCTCGATGGCATTTTGGGTGAAACCTACGGCCTGATTGTGTACCAGGAGCAGGTGATGGAAATCGCCCAAAAGCTCGCCGGTTACACATTGGCTCAAGCCGACTTGCTCAGGCGCGCAATGGGTAAGAAGAAAAAAGAAGAACTGGATATTCAGTTTGAGGCGTTTCAGGGCGGCATGCGCGACAACGGCTATTCCGATGACGCGATTGACACACTCTGGGACATCTTGCTGCCGTTTTCGGACTACGCGTTTAATAAGGCGCACTCCGCGGCCTACGGGGTTGTGTCCTACTGGACGGGCTACCTCAAAGCCCACTACCCGGCGGAATATATGGCGGCGTTGTTGACCAGTGTGAGCGATGACAAAGATAAGTCTGCGATTTACCTGAACGAGTGTCGCCGCATGAAAATCGCGGTCTTACCTCCCGATGTCAACGAGTCAGAAGTGAACTTCTCCGCTGTCGATGGTTCCATCCGGTTCGGACTGGGCGCTGTGCGAAACGTCGGTGCATCTGTAGTGGCGCATATTAAGCAGGCCAGAGACGACAAGGGGAGCTTTTCTGACTTCCACGACTTTGTGCACAAAGTGTCGCTTCAAGCACTCAACCGCCGCACCGTCGATTCACTGATTAAGGCGGGAGCCTTTGATCAGCTGGGAAACACCAGACGATCACTCTCGGAAATCCACGAAAGCGTCGTGGACCAGGCGGTGCGCACCAAAAAGGCTGCGGAACACGGCGACGTAGGGTTCGACTTTGACGCGCTCTTAGACAGTTCAGACGGCGCTCCGAGCCCAAAAATCATTAATTTGCCGGAGTGGCCAAAGCGCGAGCTTCTCTCCTTGGAGCGGGACATGCTGGGCCTTTACGTGTCAGACCACCCGCTGGCTGGCCTCGAATTGGGTCTGGCGGAGCACGCCGAAATGACGGTTGCGCAATTATTGGAAAGCGACATTGAGGACGGCACGGTGGTGACCATTGCCGGCCTGCTCACCCAAGCGAACCATAAAGTGGCCAGGGCCAGTGGTAATCCCTACGCCCAGGTGTCCCTTGAAGATTTCAGCGGCGAAATCCAGGTGATGTTCCTCGGCAAGAGCTACCAAGAACACCAAGGCCTGTTGCAACCAGACAACATTGTGGGACTGCGGGGGAGGGTGCAGCGTCGAGACGACCAAGTGACACTCCATGCCCAACAGGCCAAAGCGTTAGATATTCAATCCCGCGCTGAAGCGCGTTGGAGTGGGCCGCTCACGTTGGCTGTTCCCGAATACTTTGCGACGGCAGAAGTGCTCACCCAGTTGGATCGCATTTTGGAGTCACACCCGGGAAACTATGACGTGAGAATTCGGCTCGTGACCTCGCACGCTGCCCGCATGTTTGCCCTCCCCAAGCGGGTGGACGTCACCGCCAACCTCATTGCTGAGCTGAAGGGTGTCCTTGGAAAGGACTGTATTTACCAGCCGGACAAGACTGGTTCACCAGAGGACGCTAATCAGAGGTCGGCCGCGACCCGGTAGTCCTGATGTTGGTAGACCAGGGCACCACCGTCGACCCCCAGTCCACCACCAAGAATTTCGACCGCGACCATGGCGGCGTCACCCACCGTGTGGCGATCAACAATCTTGGCGTGAAGATACCCCGAGGCGCCAGGAACAAGCGGAAGCCCTTCAGGGCCCTCGAGCAGTTCGATTCCCTCAAAGCGGCTGGATGCGTCGCCGCTGAATTGTGTGGCCAGACTGTGGCCTTCATGAGAGAGGGTGTGAATAAGCAGCGAGTCGCTTGCAGAAATTGCGGACCAGCTACTGGCCATGATGGACATGTTGAAGCTGGCACGAGGAGGTAGTAATGACAGCGAGGACAAAGATGTGGCGGTAAAACCGGTGGGTTCGCCGGAGGGTTTGAGCAGAGTAATGATGGATACGCCGGCACCGTGTCGGCGAAACACTTCCAAGAAACTCTCTCGGGCGGACGGGCTGGTCTGGTAATCAAGTGGAGAAGTCATCACCGTTAGCTTACGCCCGAGCCCTGGGCGCTCCTTTCACACCATGGCGCCTAACATGGGGGCATGATCAGGATGCTTGATTGGCGAGGCCGTGCACTCGACGACAGATCGTTTGAGACGGATCTCCCACGGCTGAATGCCTCAGACTTGGATGTCTCTGAGGCCGCCACGGAGCTTATTAATAAGGTGCGCGAGCGCGGTAGCGAAGCGCTGTTGGAACAATCTGCCCGTTTTGACGGTGTAGCGCCCAGTAGCGTTCGCCTCGATCCCGGAACGGCTAAGACGGCGCTCAACACTCTGGATCCGCAACTGCGCCACGCGATTGAGATTGGTATTGATCGTGTTCGCCTGG encodes:
- the dnaE gene encoding DNA polymerase III subunit alpha encodes the protein MTDSFAHLHVHTEYSMLDGAARIGELMDEVARQGMPAVAMTDHGYMFGAYEFWRAARDRGINPIIGLEGYLTPGTHRSDKTRVSFGDGGGNDVSGAGAYTHLTLLAENTTGMHNLFKLASKASLEGYYFKPRMDLELLSTLHQGIIATTGCPSGEVQTRLRLGQYDEAKRVAGEMRELFGKENYFVEVMDHGLGIEKQVMTDLVRLAKELGIPLVATNDSHYTHAADATAHEALLCVQSGSTLDDPKRFKFDSQDFYIKSAAEMRELFSDIPEACDNTLLIAERVSVDFDESANYMPKWAVEAGDNEADAFRRAVLTGLDERYPDGVPEESMRRAEYEMDVIIQMGFPSYFLVVADFITWAKDHGIRVGPGRGSGAGSMAAYAMRITELDPIEHGLIFERFLNPDRVSMPDFDVDFDERRRGEVIRYVTDKYGEDRVAQIVTFGTIKAKQALKDASRVLGYPFGMGEKLTKAMPPSVMGKDITLSGINDPEHERYKEAADFRALLEQDRDAASVFAVAKGLENLKRQWGVHAAGVIMSRSPLEDIIPIMRREQDGQIVTQFDFPTSEALGLVKMDFLALRNLTIIDDALDNIEKSHGQRPVLEVLSLDDRPTYELLSRGDTLGVFQLDGGPMRSLLRLLRPERFADISAVLALYRPGPMGADSHTNYALRKNGVQDITPLHPELAEALDGILGETYGLIVYQEQVMEIAQKLAGYTLAQADLLRRAMGKKKKEELDIQFEAFQGGMRDNGYSDDAIDTLWDILLPFSDYAFNKAHSAAYGVVSYWTGYLKAHYPAEYMAALLTSVSDDKDKSAIYLNECRRMKIAVLPPDVNESEVNFSAVDGSIRFGLGAVRNVGASVVAHIKQARDDKGSFSDFHDFVHKVSLQALNRRTVDSLIKAGAFDQLGNTRRSLSEIHESVVDQAVRTKKAAEHGDVGFDFDALLDSSDGAPSPKIINLPEWPKRELLSLERDMLGLYVSDHPLAGLELGLAEHAEMTVAQLLESDIEDGTVVTIAGLLTQANHKVARASGNPYAQVSLEDFSGEIQVMFLGKSYQEHQGLLQPDNIVGLRGRVQRRDDQVTLHAQQAKALDIQSRAEARWSGPLTLAVPEYFATAEVLTQLDRILESHPGNYDVRIRLVTSHAARMFALPKRVDVTANLIAELKGVLGKDCIYQPDKTGSPEDANQRSAATR
- a CDS encoding flavin reductase family protein: MTSPLDYQTSPSARESFLEVFRRHGAGVSIITLLKPSGEPTGFTATSLSSLSLLPPRASFNMSIMASSWSAISASDSLLIHTLSHEGHSLATQFSGDASSRFEGIELLEGPEGLPLVPGASGYLHAKIVDRHTVGDAAMVAVEILGGGLGVDGGALVYQHQDYRVAADL